The following DNA comes from Methanocella sp..
AAATGAAAAGCTATTTAACTCTCGAACGCGAGGATATTAAGCGACCGTAATGGAAACGCGTGTGGATCAGGATACCGCGAACAAGATCGAGAAGATCAACCGAAAGATCGAGGAGATCAACCAGCGGCGGGCCGGACTTCATATGACCAAGATCGAGGACGATCTCGACCGGCAGGAGCTCAACGATTATATTGATACCCTGAACCTGACGACCGAGCAAAAAAGCCTCATCGATAGCTATAGCCAGACCAGCGTCCGCACACTACAGAACCAGAGCGCCTTCTACTATTCCATGATGATCGTCAGCGTGTTCATAGAGGCCTACCTCGGGTACGCCATAATCGACATGATCATGCAGCCCGGCCTGGATATGCTCAATACGGCCTTTCTCTATATGATGATCGCCGTCTTCATCATCAACGCGTTCTACGTCTTACGGTTCATGCGTATAATGAAATGATAATTATTAACAGGTTGAATATTTCTTTTTTAATTGCTGTGTTGAATTACTCCCGTATTTTAAGCTTTTTAAGAGCACGGAGGGCACTATTTTCACCACAGAGGCACGAAGAGCACGGAGGCCCACAAAGTTTTTTTTTAGATTAAGTTACAAAGTACACAAAGCCGGTTCATTGGCGATCAGGGCACGAAGGATACAAAGACACAGTGTAATGAACAAGAGCACTTTTTGCCCCTGTGCCATCATATCCTGTATCTTAGAAGTTCAAAAAGCGGCTCTGTGCCCTTTGTCTCTTAATTATAAAAAAGACTTTGTGGGCCTCCGTGCTCTTCGTGCCTTTGTGGTGAAAAATAGTGCCTCCGTACACTCCGAGACTTAAAAAGGCATATTCAACACAGCATAAAAATTGAAAAAGATAATCGGAAACTATCGATAAATTTGGCTATTACGCAAACGATAAAAATAAGACTACTTGCTAAACAATGACCTATCAATATTCAACGCAGCAGATTTTAATCAAAAAATTACATAGTACACTCGGAGTTCTTAAACGGTTTATTCAATACAAAAAAAGAAAGAATGGAGCCATGTGAAAATTTGGCCCCATTTTAATATCTAGCCTATATCACTTCAATCGATCCCAGATTACTGACCCAGTTGCTTCCCGAGAAGGGCGGGTTGCCAACAAGGATATCCCGAAGTGTCCCATCCGACATTAAGCCTATGATGGACGTGGGACTATCACGGATATCGGCGAGATTTACCGTTGAGCTATAGCTGCCATCGGCAGCGGTGAATTTTACTTTCGTTGCACCGCTCTTAGGCGACGCAGCATTCAGGATATCGTTCAGCAGCGGGCCTGAAGCCGTTATTGTCAGGGTGCCGGATTTTTTAGGCACTGTCGCCGTCACGGTCATTTGTGAGTATGCTTTTAAGTCGATCTTCTTGAGGCTCAGCGGATTATTCACGTTCCCTGTGACTGTGAGAATGACGGGGCCGACCTCTTGCTCTTTCTGGTCGATCCACGGCGCATAGATCGAATATCCGGCATCCGCCGTCGGAGTCGGCACATAGATATCGTTGCCAGGCGTCCACGGGCTCATGGTCGGGTACGGCCCGAGCCAGTACGGTATTGTCGACGGTGTAGACGTGGGCACAGGCGTGGCCGCGGGTGTCGGAACGGCCGTTGCAGCCGGCGTCACCACGGGGGCAGTTGTCGGCGCGGCTGTCGGTACCGCCGTGGCCTCAGGCGTCGGGCTGACCGTCATGGTCCCAGTCGTGCATCCCGATATTGCCGTCATCGCGAGCAATATCGCTAACATCGTTATGATCGCTGTTAATTTCGTTCGGTCCATATTCGAATCACCTGCATATGTTTAGATAGTAAGGCGCTATAATTGAAGCTATATTGCTTTCTATTTAAACCTGATGTAACCGCTTTTAATTACAAATTAGGCAAAAAATACATTTTTTACCGCCGATAAGGACAAAAAGGCAGATATGACCTTAAAAACGGCAATAAGACCGAAAAGATAAAATTTAAAGGGCTTTAATAATAATTAAGTAGGAAAAAACTGATAATTCTGGATAAACATTTAGTTTGGTGGTATACATGGACGATCCAATCGCGCCCATAGTCGATGACCTAAACCGGGCGCTGGGAATAGACAGAGATACTCTGGAAAAAGAGCTGAAGCTGCTTATCATAGATTTTAAAGTGCCCGTGGAAGAGGCCCGCAGGAGCATCATAAAGAAACACTCTGCGGATGTGGCCGCTGAAGTCGCGGCAGAGCCGGAAGGCCGGGCCGTCCACGACCCGTCGATCAAGCTTTTAAAAGATTTGAGGGCAGGTGACTCGGGCGTGACCGTGCTGGCCAACGTGGTCGAGCCAAGGTACCGGGAGATCACGACGTCCCGGGGCACGACGACCGTTATCAACGGCATGCTCGAGGACTCGACGGCGAAAGTGCATTTTACCGCGTGGCTGGACCTTCCCGCACTATTCTCTGGCAAGGCCCTGCTGGCCAAGAACGTGTACGTGAACGGCTTTCACGGCATGCCGAGCGTTAACATCGGCGAGAGGTCTACGCTGGAAGAATTCGATGGAAGCGTGCCGGGATATATGACCAGGCGCTGCAGCCTTGCCGAGCTGATGGAGGGCGATGGCGCCTACGATATCGAGGTCGAAGGCGATGTGGTCTCCATTCGCCCGGGGTCCGGCCTCATCGAGCGCTGCCCTATCTGCAGCCGCGTCATGCAGAAGGGCCAGTGCCGTGCCCACGGCCGCTCAGGGGGCGTGAAGGACCTTCGCATAAAGGCCATCCTGGACGACGGCACAGGCTCGCTAATTTGTGTTTTCGACCATACGCTGACACGTGCGGTTCTCGGCATCGAGCTCGAGATGGCCCTGGAGAACGGCACGCTGGAGAATCCCGAAGAGCGCTTAAAGGCAGCCCTTATCGGCTTTCCGTTCGTCATCCGGGGCAATGTGACCCGCGGCGAGTACGGCAGGATCCTGATCGCGACAAAGGCGACCAGGCCCGACGAGGACGTCGGGAAGCTGGCGCGGGAACTGATGGTGAGCATGCGATGAGTGAGCGAGAGGTCGCCAGGCGGACGTTCGCCCGGGAGTTCAACGATTCAAACCTGCAGCAGGGAGAATCCATCGACAGGTCCCCGAACTTTATCGTGACGCCGACGGGCATCATCTGTAACCGGGTATTTATCGTGGGCGTACTCACGGAGGTGGAGAACATCGGCCTGGAAGGCCAGACTATGTACCGGGCCAGGATCGCAGACCCGACGGGCGTATTTACGGTATATGCCGGCGAGTACCAGCCTTCGGCCGCGCTCTTCTTATCGTCGATCAAGACGCCGGCATACGTGGCCGTCGTCGGAAAGGCCCGTATGTTCACTCCCGAAAAAGGGGCCTATTATATGTCAGTCCGTCCGGAGGAGATCAACCTGGTCGACGAGTACGTCAGGAATCGCTGGGTCTACATGACCTCCCTCTTCACGCTGGAGGCGATCCGTACCATGGAGCGGGCCATGGAAAGCGGGCTCAGGGGCTCGGAACTGGAACGCTACATGAGCGCCACGACCCCTGATGCGGCGGGCATCGCTATTGCGCTGGACCATTACCACGTCTCCGTGGATCGAATGGAAGCGTACCGGCAAATGGTCATGGACGCGCTGGCGACTATCCTGGACGTGATGCCCAAGGAGAAAAAGGAGGCATCGTCCGATGGCATGGCGCTGGCCATCATCGAGGACATGATCAAAAGGCTCGACAGGGGAGACGGCGTGAGCTACGAGGTACTTCTTGACGCGGCGGAGAAGCTGGGCTACGGCGAAATGTCGGTGGAAAAAACGTTAAACGCCCTGATGGACGCCGGCCGGTGCTACGAGCCCCGTATCGGCATCCTTAAGCTGATCTAATCCTTATTTTTTTTATCTTTATCGTCCTGGTTTTCGCCCAGCACAAGGCCATAGATATAGTCCTTATCCACGTCGTTGCGCTTTTTCGCAGGCTTCGGTGCCGGCTGGTCTTTAGCTTCGGGCTTCGCCTTTGGCTTCAGGAGGTCCGAAATCTTAGCGGATGATTTCTTCGGCTCGGGCGGCTTTTCGACGGGCTTCACGACTTCGGCCGCTTTTACCGGTATCGGCTTCATTGCGGGTTCGGCGGGCTTTACCGGCATCTCAGGAGGCTTCACCACGACCGGCGGCTTCACGGCTTCAGGCGCTTTTACAGGCGCCGATTTTATAGCAGCCTCGGCTGGCATCGGCGGCGTCTCGGGAAGCTTAACCGCTTCGGGAGCCTTTACGGCCTCAGCGGATTTTACAGCCGCGCGAGCATTCACAAGCTCGGCAATGTCGATCATATCCTGTGGCGTGATGGACTCTTCCGCTGGATTCGCCGGTATCTCTGCAGGCTTGATGGCAGTATCATGCATGGCTTCTTTGCCGGGGGATTTCTTACTGATCGCCGGCATATGGCCCTTTCGCTCCGACGGGCCTGGTGAATTCTTCGCCCCCTTATTTTCCGCACGCTTGCTCAGGCTGGTCAAATAATAGATGACCATGAAGGCGATGACGATAGCGATGAGCGCCGTAAGTATGATCTGGATAAGGTCCTCTGATATGGAGAATGTAAGCTTGCCCTGGCTCTGCGGCGTATCCGATGTAACTTTCGATTCGGGCGCAATGATCGCAGTTGCCGACATGTTATTTGACGAGCCCTGAGCGATGGGCGTGGTCACGACGATTTGGGCTGTTTTTATGTCACTTCCGCCGGGGCTCGATACCTTCAGGCTGACCTTATAAGTGTTCGGGGTCGTATAAACGTGCACGGGGGTCGGCTCTGCGCTGTGCTGTGTCCCGTCTCCGAAATCCCATTCATAGGAGAGCGAGCCGGCGGACGCCAGGCTCGTGAATTTAACCGTCAGAGGCGCCGGGCCGGTGGTCGTGTTCATCTTGAATTCTGATACGGGCTTCGATGGGGATGGTTCATATACCGTTATATAGGCGAGTTTCGTTTCAGTGCCGATGACACGAGAGCCGTTTGAGACTGCTAAGCTTACATCGTACGTACCCGCGCTATTATACGTATGCGAAGGGTTCTGCGCCGTGCTTCCGCCATCACCGAAACTCCAGGTCCACGCGCTCCTGTAGCCAGTGGTATCGTCCGTGAACTGGACGGTGAGGGGAGCGTTACCGGATGTCACGCTCGCGTGAAAAGCCACGCCCCCGTCCGACATGGCAGGTAAAGAGATACTGATTATGATTGATAATAAAAATAAAACGGTAGACGCTACAGTTATAATAGATCTGAAGTGCGTATTCTTCAACATGAGCTACTCACCCTGGAACGATAGACCACCTAAGCCCATAACCATTATTGATTATATAGCTATATAGTTATCCAAATAAATTTTTTTGGTCGGCTTAAAAAGAATAGTCTGAATACTGTAGGACGACAAAAAAACACTTAAGCATGAAGGTCAATCTAATCACAGGGATGGGGTGCAATTATGACCGTGAATAAAGGACATAAGAAGCCGGCTCCGAAGCAGGCGCCCCTGTTCGGGCAGAAGCCCGAAGAGCACCTGGATCCGGCGGAAGAGAACCTTTCGCTCATTATCGATAAAAGATCATATGACCGGTTCATCAAGGTCATCGCGCTACGCATTTATACGGATTTCGAAAAGAAGCTGAGGGATTCGGGCGTGCAGAGGCCGGAGCTGAGCCTCGTCGGATACGACCTGACCAAGACGACGACGGAGTCGGACATACGGATGGCGAATTACATCGCGCTTAACGCCCGTATCATACTCGATAAGGCTTTCGCCGACCCCCGCGAGTTTGCCTCACGCTATATGCCGCGTGTCATGCACGAGTCGGCCGATGGAGACCTCGCCGGCCACATGGAGAGTAAGGTCCAGCACGATATCATGATGGAGATACGCTCCATCGCCATGCAGCATATCCCGGAGGATGAGCGGTTTGGCTACCGCCACAAGTTCAAGGTGCTCTGATGAAGCTGACGTTCAGCCCCTGGAGCGCAGCCCTGGGGCTGCTGGTACTTCTCATGATCGCCTCGATCCTGGGGCTCGTGCCCTATGTGACGCCTATCAGCGTATTCTGGCTCGTGGTAACTGTCTTCTGCCTGTGGGCGATCAAGAAGATATTTTTCTCCGAAAAGAAAGGCTAGCGTGCCCTGAGCGTACTAATTAACGACCGGCCATTTTCATCCGAATCCAGCACGCTCGACATGACGACGTCTGCCAGATATGGCGCGATGGGCCCCGGGTCGGGCTTCACATAGACGATATTGGCGTCGGGCAGCTCATTCTTCAGGCGCTCCACGGACTCGGCCGGACCTCCGCACGAGTAAGGATGCCTGTGCAGCAGCGCCGTCGCCCCCGTGACAATGATGTGCGTACAGCCGGCGTCCACGAGGCGCCTGGCGGCCTCGCTCACGTCCGGGAGGGCGAAGTCGATGAACCCGGACTCTACTGCGTGGAAGCCACCCGCCCGAAGTTGC
Coding sequences within:
- a CDS encoding PKD domain-containing protein, yielding MSDGGVAFHASVTSGNAPLTVQFTDDTTGYRSAWTWSFGDGGSTAQNPSHTYNSAGTYDVSLAVSNGSRVIGTETKLAYITVYEPSPSKPVSEFKMNTTTGPAPLTVKFTSLASAGSLSYEWDFGDGTQHSAEPTPVHVYTTPNTYKVSLKVSSPGGSDIKTAQIVVTTPIAQGSSNNMSATAIIAPESKVTSDTPQSQGKLTFSISEDLIQIILTALIAIVIAFMVIYYLTSLSKRAENKGAKNSPGPSERKGHMPAISKKSPGKEAMHDTAIKPAEIPANPAEESITPQDMIDIAELVNARAAVKSAEAVKAPEAVKLPETPPMPAEAAIKSAPVKAPEAVKPPVVVKPPEMPVKPAEPAMKPIPVKAAEVVKPVEKPPEPKKSSAKISDLLKPKAKPEAKDQPAPKPAKKRNDVDKDYIYGLVLGENQDDKDKKNKD
- a CDS encoding molybdopterin-dependent oxidoreductase, whose translation is MDRTKLTAIITMLAILLAMTAISGCTTGTMTVSPTPEATAVPTAAPTTAPVVTPAATAVPTPAATPVPTSTPSTIPYWLGPYPTMSPWTPGNDIYVPTPTADAGYSIYAPWIDQKEQEVGPVILTVTGNVNNPLSLKKIDLKAYSQMTVTATVPKKSGTLTITASGPLLNDILNAASPKSGATKVKFTAADGSYSSTVNLADIRDSPTSIIGLMSDGTLRDILVGNPPFSGSNWVSNLGSIEVI
- a CDS encoding single-stranded DNA-binding protein, which codes for MDDPIAPIVDDLNRALGIDRDTLEKELKLLIIDFKVPVEEARRSIIKKHSADVAAEVAAEPEGRAVHDPSIKLLKDLRAGDSGVTVLANVVEPRYREITTSRGTTTVINGMLEDSTAKVHFTAWLDLPALFSGKALLAKNVYVNGFHGMPSVNIGERSTLEEFDGSVPGYMTRRCSLAELMEGDGAYDIEVEGDVVSIRPGSGLIERCPICSRVMQKGQCRAHGRSGGVKDLRIKAILDDGTGSLICVFDHTLTRAVLGIELEMALENGTLENPEERLKAALIGFPFVIRGNVTRGEYGRILIATKATRPDEDVGKLARELMVSMR